One Baekduia alba genomic window, CAACGGCAGATTCACGCGCCGCCGACCGCTGCCCCGAGGACGAGGCACACCCGAAGCGCGGAGGATCGCTCGCGGCCCGTCCTCAGTCGGCCCGCCGGGTCATCCAGGCGCGGACCTTCGGCTCGCGCGTCACGCGCGGCTGCGACGTCGAGCGACCGCCGGTGAGGTTGCCGGCGGCGCCGAGCACGGTGGTCATCGACGCCGTGTCCAGGCCCGGCGCGTAGGGCTGCGCGCAGACGGCGGCGGGCAGCCGGGAGCGGCGCGCGGGGCCGGCGTGCGTGATCGCGTCGTCGATGAGCGCGAAGGTGACGGAGTCGAAGGCCGTGCCGATGTGCGTCACCTTGCGGCCCGGGCAGACCGACTGGATCAGCACGTTGGTCGCGCCCTGCAGCGCCGACGTGGGATGCGCGCCGGTCTGCGGCTGGACGACCTCGTCGCTGCTGGAGCGCACGGTCGTCCACGCGGTCGGTCCGGGCGTCTCGTCGGGCTGCGCGTTGAGCGCGCGCAGGAAATGGGAGCCGGCGGCCTGCTGCCAGTTGGCCGGCGTGCAGCCGGGTGCGGTGGCGCACGCGGTGCGATCGCCGAGCACGGTGCCGTGCTGCGTGCCGGCGGCGGCGATGACGTCGGAGACCTGCGCGCGCAGGCTCGGCCAGTAGGTCAGCGCGACGCGCGGCAGCAGCCCACCCTGGCTGATGCCGAAGACCGCGACCTTGCGCCCCGCGCGCTGGGACATCACGCGCAGGCCGTTGACGAGGTACTGCACCGAGACCTGGATGTCGGCGGTCGTGAAGTTGGGGAAGTCGACGTAGCAGACGGGCGCGCCGTAATCGTCGAGCGCCGGCTTGCCGATGGTGTAGGCCTCGGTCCCGCTCGCGCCGGTCCCGGTGACGAGCATGAGCGGCGTGCGCTTGGCGTGCTCGAGGGCGCCGGTGCAGTGCAGCGCGCGGTTCAGCGTGGCGTGGCCGACGGTGAGCGCGGGCTCGGCGGCGGGCGCCGCGGGGACCGCCGGCGGGCCGGCGAGGGCGGCGAGGGCGGCGACGCCGAACGCGAGCGCCGTGGCGACGAGGGTGCGGGAGCGGGACATGTCGGCCTACGCTGACACGTGCCAGCCGGCGAGGTCGAACAGGAAGTGCGCGAGCACGAGCGCGCGGACGGCGACCTACTCACCGTCGTCCTCGGCGGCGCGGGCGTACCCGTCGTCGAGGTCCAGCACCGCGTTGATGTGCGCGACCAGCGCGACCGCCTCCCGCGTGCCGATCGTCAGCAGGACCTCGCGGCAGGCGAGGAGCAGTTGGTCTCGGGCTTCGAGCTCGTCGGCGAGGTCTTCGGCGGCCACGGCACGGCAGGCACAACGTTCGGCGAGCGCAGAGCGTAGCGGCGGGCCCGGCGCCCTCTGGCCACCGGAGGCTGCCGGAGTGGGTGGGGATCGATGCGGCCACGGTGCCGAGGTGAATGACTGCGGCCGAGCCGGGGTGGCGGCGCCCAGAGCGAGGAGGGCGCGGTAACCGCCCGCCGGCTCAGCCCAGCTTCGACGTGTCCACGTGCACCTGGAACCGGCCCTTCTCCGTGAAGACGATGTCCAGGTTCGTCTTCGCGCCAGACAGGTCGGCGGTGCAGGTGGTGCGGGAGCCTTTGGAGGGGTTCACGTCGTCCGGGCAGTGGACGGCCGCGGTCGAGCCGGTCTGGCGGTGGATGAAGTCGGAGACCTTGGACTCGAGGTCCTTGCGGTCGACGCGGTCGCTGCCGCAGCCAGTCACTCCGGCTCCCAACAGCACGGACGACAGCGCGAAGAGCGCCGTCGCCCGGCTGGTCAAGCGTCGACCTCGATGGCCGCCTTGTCGCCGCGGCGCGGCAGCGGCGGGAGCTCGACCGGCGAGGCGTGCATCGCGCGGAGGCGGACGTCGCGCCAGGACACGCCTTCCTTCAACAGCGCCGGGGCGCCCATGACGAACGCGGTCGCGATCTCGACGGCCTGCAGGATGATCCCGTAGCCCAGCGCGTCCTCGACGCTGATCCCGTAGCCCTTGTGCAGCACGAACACGCACGCGGCCTGGAAGACGCCGAGGTTCGACGGCGTGGCCGGCAGCACGGCGCTCACGTTCACGGCGAACAGGACCGCCGCCGCGGCGCCGACGCCCGCGCGGTCGTCCAGCCCGAACGCGACCAGCAGCACGTAGCAGGACATCCACTGGATGACCCACGCCAGCAGCTGCGCGCTCACAGCGGCGGCGCCCAGCTTCGGATGCCGGAAGACCTCGAGCCCGGCGCGGACCTGCGCGGTCGCCCGCCGGGCCTGACGCGACCACGCGCGCACCCGCGCGCTGCGTGACCAGCCGCGATCCCGCAGCAGCGCCGGCGCACCCAGCACGGCACCGAGGATCACCAGCGGCAGCGCCGCGAACGCGATCAGCCCGCTCTCGTGGTGATGGAACACCGGGACCGAGCGGAACATGACCGCGCCCAGGATGGCCAGGGCCAAGATGTTCAACAACGTCTGGGAGACGATCGTCCCGAGCACGACCGGGACGCCGTCGCGCGGGCGCCCGATCCGGCGCGCCACGATCATCGCGCGCGCCGGCTCGCCCAGGCGCGCCGGCAGCGTCGCGGACATCAGCACGCCGATCATCGTCCCTTGCAGGGCGTCGCGCAGCCGCGGCCGCGGGGCCGTGGGCATCGCGGCGCGCAGGATCGCGGTCCACGCGACCGCGCGCACGACCATCGAGGCGCACATCAGACCGAGCGCGACGATCACCCACGGCGGCGTCGCGTGCACGAGCGAATGGCCGATCCGGTCGAAGCCGATCCGCTCCAGCGCGACGACCGACCCGGCCACGATCGCGAGCGCGACCAGCGCCAGCAGCGCACGGCGAACGAACGCGAGCACCGGCCGGCGCGCGCCGCCGGAGCGCGGCCTCGGCGTCTCCATCGACGGCAGGCGGCGGGCGGGACGGCGCGGCAGCAGGTCGGCCGGCAGCGCGCCGACCCGGACCGCCGCGCGCTGGACGCGCGAGCCCTCGGGCGCCCCTACGGCGACCGCGTCCTCGTACGCCTTCAAGACCTCGGCCGCGACGACCGGCCACGCGTAGCGCTTCGCGCTCTCCAGCGCGGCGGCGCCCAGCGCGGCCCGGCGCTCGTGGTCCAGCGCGAGCGCGCGCAGCGTGTCGCCCAGCGCGGCGGCGTCGCCGCGCGGCACGAGCAGGCCGTCGACGCCGTCGCGCACGACGTCGCGGTAGCCGGCGATGTCGGACGCCACGACCGGCGTGCCGGCCGCGAACGCCTCCGTCAAGACCATGCCGAACGACTCGCCGCCCAGCGACGGGGCGGCCAGCACGTCGGCGTCGCGCAGGACCGCGACCTTCTCCGCGTCGTCGACCTTGCCGAGCACCGTGACGCCGGTGTCGCCGTCGAGCAGCAGCGGCTGCACCTCTTCGGGCGTCGCGCCCACGATCCGCAGCTCGGCGGGCACGTGCTCGCGCAGCGCCTCGAAGGCGCGCAGCAGCACCGGCAGCCCCTTGCGCTCGACCGCCTGGCCGACGAACGCGATCCGCAGCGGACGCTCGGCGCTCACCGGCTCGGCCGGAGCGGCCGTCAGCGACGGATCGACCGCGACCCCGTTCGGGATGACGCGGTAGCGGCCGCCGTAGAAGCGCTCGCCCGTCCAGGCGGCGGCGTCGGACACCGCGATCCGGACCTTCAGCCGGTTCAGCCGGCGCCGGGCGCCGATCGCGACCGCGATGCCGTTGGAGACCGCGTTGGTCGAGTAGCAGTGGAACGTGCCGACGATCGGCACGCCGCAGGACATCAGCGTGTCCCAGCCGACGCACGGGACGACCGGCTCGTGCAGGTGGACGACGTCGTAGCCGCCGGTCCGCAGCTCCTCGCGCAGCGCGCTCACGTTCGGCGCGTAGGGCATCGTCAGGTTGGAGACCGCGCCGTTGGCCGGGAAGCCCATCGTGCGCCCGAGCGGGACCAGCCAGTCCGGCAGCTCGCGCTCCTGCGGAACGGCACCGCGATGCCGCCGCGCCGACCACTTGTCGGGCGGATCGACGGGTGCGAGGACTCGCACATCGTGACCGAGCGCGGCGAGCTCCTGCCGCAGTGCCTCGATGTGCCGCGTCACACCCCCGGGGTACGTCCAGGAATACGGGGAAAGAAGCGCGATGCGCATCAGCTTGCATGCTATCCAGCCGAGCCCCGGAACCACCCTGGGGATAACTCCCCTTCACATACACTGGATGGCGCCCATGGCCGACCGTCACTTCGTCAAGTACACCTTCCTCAAGCTCGATCCTGCCTGGCGCCGCCTGCCGGAGTCCGAGCGCGCACTGCACAAGCAGGAGTTCCTGGCCGCCTGCGAGGACTTCGGGACCGACCACCTGATCCAGGGCTTCTCGCTCGTGGGCACCCGCGGCGACACCGACCTGATGCTCGTGATGGAGGCCGAGAACCTCGACCGGATCCACGAGTTCCACGTGGTGCTGAGCCAGTCCGGGCTCATGAAGTGGGCGGCGGAGCCCTACTCGTTCCTCGGCCTGCGCAAGGCGTCGGAGTACAGCGACGAGGAGCGCCACATCCCGCGCCGCTTCAAGGGCAAGTACCTCTTCGTCTACCCGTTCGTCAAGACGCGCGAGTGGTACGGCCTGGAGGCCGGAGAGCGCTGGCGGATCATGCAGGAGCACATCGCGGTCGGCCGCGAGTACCCGACGGTCGACAACCACACGACGTACTCGTTCGGACTCGACGACCAGGAGTTCGTCGTCGCGTTCGACACCGACGACGCGGGCGCGTTCCTGGACCTCGTCCAGCGACTGCGCACGACCGAGGCGTCGGCCTGGACGCTGCGCGACACGCCGTCGTTCACCTGCATCAGCACGTCGATCGAGCGTGCGCTGATCGCCCTCGACGGCGAGCCCCTGTCCGTCGCGATCTAGCGTCGTGGCCCGCGAGCGCAAGGCGGTCGCGCACCTGCGCGCGGCCGCCCCCGTGCTCGCGTCGATGATCGACGACCTCGGCGGCGACGTCCCACGGTGGACGCCGACCGGCGACCCGTACGGCGCGATCGTCCGCGCCATCGTCTCCCAGCAGCTGTCGGTCGGCGCGGCCCGCGCGATCCACGGCCGGCTGCAGGCGCGTTTCGACGGCCGCGACCCGACGCCGGCGCAGGTCCTCGCCGACGACCCGGACGAGCTGAAGTCCGTCGGGCTGTCGCGCGCCAAGGTCGTCTCGCTGCGGTCGCTGGCCGAGCACATCGACGACGGCGCGCTCGCCCTCGACGCGCTCGGCACGCTCGACGACGAAGCGCTGATCACCGAGCTGACCGCGGTCAAGGGCATCGGCGAGTGGACCGCGCAGGTGCTGATGGTCACCGAGCTCGCGCGCGAGGACGTGCTCGTCGCGGGCGACCTCGTGATCGCCCGCGCGATCGAGCGCGGCTGGAGCCTGCCGGCGCTGCCGACGCGCGACGAGATCTACGCGCTGGCCGAGCCGTGGCGGCCGCATCGGTCGACCGCGTGTGCGCTGTTGTGGGCGTGGATGCGGGTGGTGCCGACGGCTTGAGGCGTTGTGGGCGCGTGCGCTGGTTGGTCGTCAGCGCGGGGCGTGGTCGTGCTGCGGTGCGTGGTGCGTCCGTCATCAAGAGCGTGCGAGTGTGGAGGCGGCGCCACCGGGACTGATGTGGCTCGTCCTCGCGGCAGCGCCGGGGGGCGAGTTCGGGGCCGAATCGTCGCATCGGGCGCCATGGATCGCGTGAAGTCCGCGATATACGCGGACTTGACGCGATCGAGCCCGCCCCGAAGCATGATCAGCGACGAGCCACACCAGCCAGGCGGTGGCGCCGCCCCGGCGCCTTCACGCCCTCGATGAGGACGCACCACGCCGCGCAGCGCCCAACGCAGACGCGCTGGGCGCCACCAACGCCCGCGCCTACCCCGCCGCCCCCGGCTCCGCGCACCCCGCCGGCAGCGCCGGCGGCGGGTCGCTCGGCTTCCGCGCCCCGTACGCCGCCCACAGGTCATACGTCGGGTACGTCCGCGTCAACCCAGCGTCCGCCAACCCCACCGGGTAGGCCGAGTCCTCGCGGAACGTGTACTGGAACGCCGCGTCCACGCGTTGGTCGTCGGCCCATTGGCGCAGCTTCGCGTCCTGGGCGCGGCACTGGGCCCGCAGCGAGGCGTCGTCGACCGGCCGCAGGCCGCCCGGATCGGCGCCGCCGACCCCGGTCTCCGTCACCCAGATGTGCGCCCCCTGCGTGCAGGGACGGGCGTCGAGCGCGTGCTCGAGCGCGATCACGGGGTCGGGCTTGTCCGGGTCCGGCGTCACCTGCGCGTAGTCGTGCTGGGACCAGAGCCGCGACGCGCAGGCGACGTCGTCGGGCAGCGCCGCGACCATCTCCTGGACCGTCG contains:
- a CDS encoding chlorite dismutase family protein, translating into MADRHFVKYTFLKLDPAWRRLPESERALHKQEFLAACEDFGTDHLIQGFSLVGTRGDTDLMLVMEAENLDRIHEFHVVLSQSGLMKWAAEPYSFLGLRKASEYSDEERHIPRRFKGKYLFVYPFVKTREWYGLEAGERWRIMQEHIAVGREYPTVDNHTTYSFGLDDQEFVVAFDTDDAGAFLDLVQRLRTTEASAWTLRDTPSFTCISTSIERALIALDGEPLSVAI
- a CDS encoding DNA-3-methyladenine glycosylase family protein — encoded protein: MARERKAVAHLRAAAPVLASMIDDLGGDVPRWTPTGDPYGAIVRAIVSQQLSVGAARAIHGRLQARFDGRDPTPAQVLADDPDELKSVGLSRAKVVSLRSLAEHIDDGALALDALGTLDDEALITELTAVKGIGEWTAQVLMVTELAREDVLVAGDLVIARAIERGWSLPALPTRDEIYALAEPWRPHRSTACALLWAWMRVVPTA
- a CDS encoding DUF4333 domain-containing protein gives rise to the protein MTSRATALFALSSVLLGAGVTGCGSDRVDRKDLESKVSDFIHRQTGSTAAVHCPDDVNPSKGSRTTCTADLSGAKTNLDIVFTEKGRFQVHVDTSKLG
- a CDS encoding esterase/lipase family protein — encoded protein: MSRSRTLVATALAFGVAALAALAGPPAVPAAPAAEPALTVGHATLNRALHCTGALEHAKRTPLMLVTGTGASGTEAYTIGKPALDDYGAPVCYVDFPNFTTADIQVSVQYLVNGLRVMSQRAGRKVAVFGISQGGLLPRVALTYWPSLRAQVSDVIAAAGTQHGTVLGDRTACATAPGCTPANWQQAAGSHFLRALNAQPDETPGPTAWTTVRSSSDEVVQPQTGAHPTSALQGATNVLIQSVCPGRKVTHIGTAFDSVTFALIDDAITHAGPARRSRLPAAVCAQPYAPGLDTASMTTVLGAAGNLTGGRSTSQPRVTREPKVRAWMTRRAD
- a CDS encoding lysylphosphatidylglycerol synthase domain-containing protein; this translates as MRIALLSPYSWTYPGGVTRHIEALRQELAALGHDVRVLAPVDPPDKWSARRHRGAVPQERELPDWLVPLGRTMGFPANGAVSNLTMPYAPNVSALREELRTGGYDVVHLHEPVVPCVGWDTLMSCGVPIVGTFHCYSTNAVSNGIAVAIGARRRLNRLKVRIAVSDAAAWTGERFYGGRYRVIPNGVAVDPSLTAAPAEPVSAERPLRIAFVGQAVERKGLPVLLRAFEALREHVPAELRIVGATPEEVQPLLLDGDTGVTVLGKVDDAEKVAVLRDADVLAAPSLGGESFGMVLTEAFAAGTPVVASDIAGYRDVVRDGVDGLLVPRGDAAALGDTLRALALDHERRAALGAAALESAKRYAWPVVAAEVLKAYEDAVAVGAPEGSRVQRAAVRVGALPADLLPRRPARRLPSMETPRPRSGGARRPVLAFVRRALLALVALAIVAGSVVALERIGFDRIGHSLVHATPPWVIVALGLMCASMVVRAVAWTAILRAAMPTAPRPRLRDALQGTMIGVLMSATLPARLGEPARAMIVARRIGRPRDGVPVVLGTIVSQTLLNILALAILGAVMFRSVPVFHHHESGLIAFAALPLVILGAVLGAPALLRDRGWSRSARVRAWSRQARRATAQVRAGLEVFRHPKLGAAAVSAQLLAWVIQWMSCYVLLVAFGLDDRAGVGAAAAVLFAVNVSAVLPATPSNLGVFQAACVFVLHKGYGISVEDALGYGIILQAVEIATAFVMGAPALLKEGVSWRDVRLRAMHASPVELPPLPRRGDKAAIEVDA